In Synechococcus sp. CB0101, a genomic segment contains:
- a CDS encoding restriction endonuclease subunit S, translated as MLVNSTGTGTLGRVAQVREQPQEATTVDSHVTIVRPDRSIFYREFFGYMLVIIEDALKEAGEGCGGQTELSRSALAEQFSVSYPASLTKQQRIVDILDEAFEALATAKANAEQNLRNALAVFESHLEAAFNQKEEGWTEKRLGELADFKNGLNFSRNSSGQTLRMVGVGDFQERSIVPLDKLQCTTIDGNVTEDYLIREGDILTVRSNGSKDLVGRCMLVPAVNEMISYSGFIIRIRPDGQTTSPRFLLYFMKSRTARSRLTSDGGGTSISNINQAKLATLPVLLPPLKKQEEIANHLDAFSKESKRLTSIYERKIAALEELKTSLLHQAFSGKI; from the coding sequence GTGTTGGTCAACTCAACAGGCACTGGCACACTCGGGCGCGTTGCGCAAGTACGCGAACAACCCCAAGAAGCAACGACCGTCGACTCCCATGTCACCATCGTTCGACCAGATCGAAGCATATTTTACCGAGAGTTTTTCGGCTATATGCTCGTCATAATTGAAGACGCGCTAAAAGAAGCTGGAGAAGGATGTGGCGGCCAAACCGAACTTTCTCGATCCGCGCTGGCCGAACAATTTTCAGTGAGCTATCCAGCTTCACTGACAAAACAGCAGCGGATCGTCGACATACTCGACGAAGCCTTCGAGGCCCTTGCCACCGCCAAAGCCAACGCCGAACAGAACCTCCGGAATGCCCTAGCTGTCTTCGAAAGCCACTTGGAAGCGGCCTTCAACCAGAAAGAGGAAGGATGGACGGAGAAGCGCCTGGGAGAGCTTGCCGACTTTAAGAATGGCTTGAATTTCTCGCGCAACAGCAGCGGACAGACGCTTCGCATGGTCGGCGTCGGAGACTTTCAGGAGCGCTCTATTGTCCCGCTCGACAAGCTGCAATGCACAACCATCGATGGCAACGTCACTGAGGACTACTTGATTCGCGAGGGAGATATTTTAACGGTCCGCTCCAATGGAAGCAAGGACCTGGTCGGTCGCTGCATGCTCGTTCCAGCCGTAAATGAAATGATTTCCTACTCGGGATTCATCATCCGCATACGGCCAGACGGTCAAACAACAAGCCCACGCTTCTTGCTTTACTTTATGAAGTCGAGAACTGCTCGCAGCCGCCTCACGAGCGACGGAGGAGGCACAAGCATCAGCAATATCAACCAAGCGAAACTTGCCACACTACCTGTTTTGCTTCCTCCCCTGAAGAAACAGGAGGAAATCGCGAATCACTTGGACGCCTTCAGCAAAGAATCGAAGCGACTTACCTCAATCTATGAACGCAAAATCGCCGCCCTCGAGGAACTCAAAACCTCCCTACTGCACCAGGCCTTCAGCGGCAAGATCTAA
- a CDS encoding HEPN domain-containing protein, whose amino-acid sequence MAPAETPSGFLRIAQRDLRAAHGMVDATLFYEEHWGFQIQQATEKALKAWLLVLQPKQPPFSHNLRLLFQMLRDLSAPIDPFIGLSRFTEFAVLRRYDEEPDLEQLDRAAWNQLCADLLAHVAALIP is encoded by the coding sequence ATGGCCCCAGCTGAAACCCCGAGCGGTTTTCTGCGCATCGCGCAGCGCGATCTGCGCGCGGCCCACGGAATGGTGGATGCCACTCTCTTCTATGAAGAGCACTGGGGTTTTCAGATCCAGCAAGCCACCGAGAAGGCTCTCAAAGCTTGGCTCCTCGTGCTCCAGCCAAAGCAACCACCCTTCAGCCACAACCTGAGGCTGTTGTTTCAGATGCTGCGCGATCTCAGTGCTCCGATTGATCCATTCATCGGGCTGAGTCGCTTCACGGAGTTCGCTGTTCTCAGGCGCTACGACGAAGAACCGGATCTTGAACAACTGGATCGCGCCGCCTGGAATCAGCTCTGTGCCGATCTGCTCGCCCATGTGGCCGCGCTGATCCCATGA
- the hsdR gene encoding EcoAI/FtnUII family type I restriction enzme subunit R, with translation MNEADTRAELIDPLLTAAGWGVVEGSRIRREFSITPGRIEGGGRRGKPLTADYVLTYRNTQLAVVEAKPDTAPLTEGVAQAKDYASKLQLRFTYASNGLGVYAIDMATGEEGEAERFPTPEELWTRQFAEENAWRDRFAAVPYADKGGSWQIRFYQDIAVSRVLEAVATGCDRILLTLATGTGKTSMAFQILWKLFQSRWNLSGQPSRRPRILFLADRNTLADQAFNDFTSFAAFEDNALARMEPGDLRKKGRVPTNASVFITIFQTFMSGPVVEGKPSPWFGQYPADFFDFIVIDECHRGGANNESTWRGILEYFAPAVQLGLTATPRRTDNADTYAYFGEPVFTYSLKEGINDGFLTPFRVKQITTSLDEYVYTADDTVVEGEVQEGKRYTEAEFNRIIEIERRERQRVEILLSQINQREKTLVFCATQEHALAIRDLINQRKSSTDPNYCHRVTADDGELGNTWLRAFQDNEKTLPTILTTSQKLSTGVDARNVRNIALLRPVNSMIEFKQIIGRGTRLYDGKDYFTILDFVKAHHHFSDAEWDGEPIAPEGPARGTPTPNPGPEEPEDPATTDPDTQPRPAKVKTKLGDGKERSVQHILVTSFWHPDGKPMSSQQFIELLYGELPEFVRDEAELRAIWSKPHTRSKLLQGLADKGFGPDQLTEMQAIISAEDSDLFDVLAHVAYALPPIPRELRAQQARLYIHSHFTNKQQLFIDFVLQHYVTTGVQELAQEKLAALLRLRYQNSIADAISDLGQPEEIGKLFAGFQRYLYEPEPQC, from the coding sequence ATGAATGAGGCCGACACCCGTGCCGAATTGATCGATCCGCTGCTCACGGCAGCCGGTTGGGGCGTGGTGGAAGGCAGCCGCATCCGGCGTGAGTTTTCGATCACCCCCGGCCGCATTGAAGGCGGTGGTCGTCGCGGCAAACCGCTCACAGCCGACTACGTGCTCACCTATCGCAACACCCAGCTGGCGGTGGTGGAGGCCAAGCCCGACACCGCACCCCTCACCGAAGGCGTGGCCCAGGCCAAGGACTACGCCAGCAAACTGCAACTGCGCTTCACCTACGCCAGCAACGGCCTTGGCGTCTACGCCATCGACATGGCCACCGGTGAGGAGGGCGAAGCCGAACGCTTCCCCACACCGGAGGAGCTGTGGACACGCCAGTTCGCCGAGGAGAACGCCTGGCGAGATCGCTTTGCGGCCGTTCCCTATGCAGACAAGGGGGGCAGCTGGCAGATCCGCTTTTATCAGGACATTGCTGTGTCGCGGGTGCTGGAAGCGGTAGCCACCGGCTGCGACCGCATCCTGCTCACCCTCGCCACCGGTACCGGCAAAACCTCGATGGCCTTCCAGATCCTCTGGAAGCTGTTCCAGTCCCGCTGGAATCTGTCCGGCCAGCCCAGTCGCCGGCCACGCATTCTCTTTCTCGCGGATCGCAACACCCTCGCCGATCAAGCCTTCAACGACTTCACCAGTTTCGCCGCCTTCGAAGACAACGCGTTAGCTCGAATGGAACCCGGCGATCTGCGCAAAAAGGGCCGCGTACCCACCAACGCCAGTGTGTTCATCACCATCTTCCAGACCTTCATGAGCGGTCCGGTGGTGGAGGGCAAACCCTCACCCTGGTTCGGTCAATACCCGGCGGACTTTTTCGACTTCATCGTGATCGATGAATGCCACCGCGGCGGCGCCAACAACGAATCCACCTGGCGCGGCATCCTCGAATACTTCGCCCCCGCGGTGCAGCTGGGGCTCACCGCCACCCCCCGGCGCACCGACAACGCCGACACCTACGCCTACTTCGGCGAACCGGTGTTCACCTACTCCCTGAAGGAAGGCATCAACGACGGCTTCCTAACGCCCTTCCGCGTCAAGCAGATCACCACAAGCCTTGATGAGTACGTCTACACCGCAGACGACACCGTGGTGGAAGGAGAGGTTCAGGAGGGGAAGCGCTATACCGAGGCCGAGTTCAATCGCATCATCGAGATTGAGCGGCGCGAACGGCAGCGGGTGGAGATCCTGCTCAGTCAGATCAACCAGCGCGAGAAAACGCTGGTGTTCTGCGCCACCCAGGAGCACGCCCTGGCGATTCGCGACCTGATCAACCAGCGCAAGAGCAGCACCGATCCCAACTACTGCCATCGCGTGACGGCCGACGATGGCGAACTCGGCAACACCTGGCTACGGGCTTTTCAGGACAACGAGAAGACACTCCCCACCATCCTCACCACTTCGCAGAAGCTCTCGACTGGCGTGGATGCCCGCAATGTACGCAACATCGCCTTGCTGCGTCCCGTGAATTCGATGATCGAGTTCAAGCAGATCATCGGTCGTGGCACCCGCCTCTACGACGGTAAGGACTACTTCACCATCCTCGATTTCGTGAAGGCGCATCACCATTTCAGTGATGCGGAATGGGATGGAGAGCCAATCGCGCCCGAAGGGCCTGCGAGAGGCACCCCTACACCGAACCCGGGACCTGAAGAGCCGGAAGATCCAGCAACGACCGATCCGGACACGCAGCCTCGGCCAGCGAAGGTCAAGACCAAGCTCGGCGATGGCAAGGAGCGATCGGTCCAGCACATCCTGGTCACCAGCTTCTGGCATCCCGATGGCAAGCCGATGAGCTCACAGCAATTCATCGAACTGCTGTATGGAGAACTGCCTGAGTTTGTGCGAGACGAAGCCGAACTACGGGCCATCTGGAGCAAGCCACACACTCGCAGCAAGCTGCTGCAGGGACTGGCAGACAAGGGCTTTGGACCCGATCAACTGACTGAGATGCAAGCGATCATCTCCGCCGAGGACAGCGACCTCTTTGATGTACTGGCTCACGTGGCTTACGCCTTACCACCCATCCCACGCGAGTTGCGCGCGCAACAGGCTCGGCTGTACATCCACTCCCACTTCACCAACAAACAACAGCTTTTTATCGACTTTGTGCTTCAGCATTACGTGACCACAGGCGTGCAGGAGCTGGCCCAAGAAAAACTGGCGGCATTGCTGCGTCTCCGCTACCAGAACTCCATCGCCGATGCCATTTCGGATCTGGGACAACCAGAGGAAATCGGGAAATTGTTCGCAGGGTTTCAGCGCTACTTATACGAGCCCGAGCCTCAGTGTTAA
- the psbA gene encoding photosystem II q(b) protein gives MTTTIQQRQGASAWNQFCEWVTSTDNRLYVGWFGVLMIPCLLAATICFIVAFIAAPPVDIDGIREPVAGSLLYGNNIISGAVIPSSNAIGLHFYPIWEAASLDEWLYNGGPFQLVVFHFLIGIYAYMGREWELSYRLGMRPWICVAYSAPVAAASAVFLVYPFGQGSFSDAMPLGISGTFNYMLVFQAEHNILMHPFHMLGVAGVFGGSLFSAMHGSLVTSSLVRETTESESQNYGYKFGQEEETYNIVAAHGYFGRLIFQYASFNNSRSLHFFLAAWPVVGIWFTALGVSTMAFNLNGFNFNQSILDSQGRVLNTWADVLNRANLGMEVMHERNAHNFPLDLAAAEATPVALTAPAIG, from the coding sequence ATGACCACCACCATCCAGCAGCGCCAAGGCGCTTCTGCGTGGAACCAGTTCTGCGAGTGGGTCACCAGCACCGACAACCGCCTCTACGTGGGTTGGTTCGGCGTTCTGATGATTCCCTGCCTGCTGGCCGCCACCATCTGCTTCATCGTTGCCTTTATCGCCGCTCCCCCGGTTGATATCGACGGCATCCGTGAGCCCGTTGCCGGCTCCCTGCTGTACGGCAACAACATCATCTCTGGCGCTGTGATCCCCAGCAGCAACGCCATTGGTCTGCACTTCTATCCCATCTGGGAAGCCGCCAGCCTCGACGAGTGGCTGTACAACGGCGGTCCTTTCCAGCTGGTGGTTTTCCACTTCCTCATCGGCATCTACGCCTACATGGGACGTGAGTGGGAACTCTCCTACCGCCTGGGCATGCGCCCCTGGATCTGCGTTGCTTACAGCGCACCCGTGGCCGCAGCCTCTGCTGTGTTCCTTGTGTATCCCTTCGGTCAGGGCTCCTTCTCGGACGCCATGCCCCTGGGTATCAGCGGCACCTTCAACTACATGCTGGTGTTCCAGGCTGAGCACAACATCCTGATGCACCCCTTCCACATGCTTGGTGTGGCTGGTGTGTTCGGCGGCAGCCTGTTCTCCGCCATGCACGGCTCCCTGGTGACCTCCTCCCTGGTGCGTGAAACCACCGAGAGCGAGTCCCAGAACTACGGCTACAAGTTCGGCCAAGAGGAAGAGACCTACAACATCGTGGCTGCCCACGGTTACTTCGGTCGCCTGATCTTCCAATACGCCAGCTTCAACAACAGCCGCAGCTTGCACTTCTTCCTGGCTGCCTGGCCTGTGGTCGGCATCTGGTTCACCGCCCTGGGCGTGAGCACCATGGCGTTCAACCTGAACGGCTTCAACTTCAACCAGTCGATCCTGGATTCCCAGGGTCGTGTGCTGAACACCTGGGCCGACGTGCTGAACCGCGCCAACCTGGGTATGGAAGTGATGCACGAGCGCAACGCTCACAACTTCCCCCTCGACCTGGCTGCTGCAGAAGCCACCCCCGTGGCTCTGACTGCCCCCGCCATCGGCTGA
- a CDS encoding BrnT family toxin, with product MEFEFDPSKSQSNQEKHGIDFVAAQALWEDPALLEIAARTLDEPRWLVIGRIQRKHWSAVITLRGQAIRLISVRRSRPEEIQLYEQL from the coding sequence ATGGAGTTTGAGTTCGACCCGAGCAAAAGCCAGTCCAACCAGGAGAAGCACGGCATTGACTTCGTTGCCGCGCAGGCGCTCTGGGAAGACCCCGCTTTGCTGGAGATCGCCGCGCGCACGCTGGATGAGCCGCGATGGCTCGTCATCGGTCGCATTCAGCGCAAACACTGGTCAGCGGTGATCACCCTGCGCGGCCAAGCCATCCGACTCATCTCCGTCCGTCGATCACGCCCTGAGGAGATTCAGCTCTATGAACAGCTCTGA
- a CDS encoding DUF6880 family protein → MARRAALDRQTLIALGPERLADLLLDLANADPALKRQLRLAVATGASPTDAASLVRERLGTIRRGSTFLKGPQIRALAKDLDQQRDAITGPIAAAEPAAALTLLWEFLDLSDSVFARCIDRSGVLSDLFRSACRQLGPLALAAEPDPETLAEQVFNAFCDNGYGIYDPLIASLTEALGPQGLQALKQRFEQLAQEPVPVPPEAEWKAVSWGSGGTGYAHQYAEQARQWAVKDGLQAVAQAMGDVDGYISQFSEEQRRAPRIAAGIAQRLLKADRPADALQALEFGPAHRSGWPVFDWEDAHIATLEALGRSADAQAARWQCFERSLNEEYLRAYLQQLPAFEDVEAEQQAIDLAAKHPQHLQALCFLLNWPSALGRAAELIVQRRDSLDGDQYTVFGPAAEKLSADHPLAATLALRCMVDFTLTHARSSRYSHAANHLHTCQLLSQRISDWGAIQPHDAYMATIRSQHARKSSFWSQAKPLGL, encoded by the coding sequence ATGGCCCGCCGCGCTGCCCTGGATCGCCAGACGCTGATCGCCCTGGGGCCGGAACGGCTCGCCGATCTGCTGCTCGACCTGGCCAATGCCGATCCAGCGCTCAAACGCCAACTGCGGCTGGCGGTGGCCACCGGCGCCAGTCCCACCGATGCGGCATCCCTGGTGCGCGAACGCCTGGGCACGATCCGCCGCGGCAGCACCTTCCTCAAAGGGCCCCAGATCAGAGCCCTGGCCAAAGATCTCGACCAACAACGCGACGCCATCACCGGTCCGATTGCCGCAGCGGAGCCAGCGGCGGCCTTGACACTGCTGTGGGAGTTTCTCGATCTGAGCGACAGCGTGTTCGCGCGGTGCATCGACCGCAGTGGGGTGCTGTCGGATCTGTTCCGCAGCGCTTGCCGGCAACTCGGCCCCCTGGCTCTGGCCGCCGAACCCGATCCAGAAACGCTGGCCGAACAGGTGTTCAACGCCTTCTGCGACAACGGCTATGGCATCTACGACCCACTGATCGCCAGCCTCACCGAGGCGCTGGGCCCCCAAGGGCTGCAGGCCCTCAAGCAACGGTTCGAGCAGCTGGCCCAGGAGCCGGTGCCCGTCCCTCCGGAAGCGGAGTGGAAAGCGGTGTCGTGGGGCAGTGGCGGCACGGGCTACGCCCATCAATATGCCGAACAGGCGCGCCAGTGGGCCGTGAAGGACGGCCTGCAGGCCGTGGCCCAGGCCATGGGTGATGTGGATGGCTACATCAGCCAATTCAGCGAGGAACAGCGGCGCGCCCCGCGCATCGCCGCCGGGATCGCCCAGCGCCTGCTCAAGGCCGATCGGCCGGCGGATGCCCTGCAGGCCCTGGAATTCGGCCCAGCCCATCGCAGCGGCTGGCCGGTGTTCGACTGGGAGGACGCCCACATCGCCACCCTGGAAGCCCTGGGTCGCAGCGCCGATGCCCAGGCCGCACGCTGGCAGTGCTTTGAGCGCTCACTCAACGAGGAGTACCTCAGGGCTTACCTGCAACAGCTGCCCGCTTTCGAGGATGTGGAGGCTGAACAGCAGGCGATCGACCTGGCCGCCAAGCACCCCCAACACCTGCAAGCGCTCTGCTTTCTGCTCAACTGGCCGTCAGCCCTCGGCCGGGCCGCCGAACTGATCGTGCAGCGCCGCGACAGCCTGGATGGCGATCAGTACACCGTGTTTGGTCCCGCAGCGGAGAAGCTGAGCGCCGACCATCCCCTGGCCGCCACCCTCGCCTTGCGCTGCATGGTGGATTTCACCCTCACCCACGCCCGCAGCAGCCGATACAGCCACGCCGCCAACCATCTGCACACCTGCCAGCTGCTCAGCCAGCGCATCAGTGACTGGGGCGCCATCCAGCCCCACGACGCCTACATGGCCACCATCCGCAGCCAACATGCTCGCAAGAGCAGCTTCTGGAGCCAGGCCAAGCCGCTGGGGCTCTGA
- a CDS encoding IS5 family transposase — MGGKQLGFTDYELTTAKKRTKREKFLSEMEAVVPWQALIDLIEPHYPKASKKGGRPPYPLATMLRIHLLQQWYSLSDPAMEEALIEVPTMRRFAGIELISDRIPDETTILTFRHLLEKHGLGEQIFDTVKALLAARGVTMRQGTIVDATLIAAPSSTKNKDGKRDPEMHQTKKGNQWYFGMKVHAGVDKDSGLIHSVVVTAANVHDLTPAAELLHGDEEVVYGDAGYQGIAKRPEMAGKTAEFRVAMRPGTRRALPDTPDGRVQDLIETAKAHIRSKVEHPFRVIKQQFGFQKTRLRGLAKNRCKINVLAALSNLYQARRQLLATV, encoded by the coding sequence ATGGGCGGCAAGCAGCTCGGTTTCACGGACTATGAGCTGACCACGGCCAAGAAGCGCACCAAGCGCGAGAAATTTCTCTCCGAGATGGAGGCTGTGGTGCCTTGGCAGGCACTCATCGATCTGATCGAGCCGCACTACCCCAAGGCGAGCAAGAAAGGCGGCAGGCCTCCCTATCCGCTGGCAACGATGCTGCGCATTCATCTGCTGCAGCAGTGGTACTCCCTCAGCGATCCGGCCATGGAAGAGGCCTTGATCGAGGTGCCCACCATGCGCCGCTTTGCCGGCATCGAGCTGATCAGCGATCGGATCCCGGACGAGACCACGATCCTCACGTTCCGCCATCTGCTTGAGAAGCATGGGCTGGGTGAGCAGATTTTTGACACCGTCAAAGCGCTCCTGGCCGCTCGGGGCGTAACCATGCGTCAGGGCACGATCGTCGATGCCACCTTGATCGCAGCGCCCAGCTCCACCAAGAACAAAGATGGGAAGCGGGATCCGGAGATGCACCAGACCAAAAAGGGCAACCAGTGGTACTTCGGCATGAAGGTCCACGCCGGCGTTGACAAGGACTCAGGCCTGATCCATTCGGTTGTCGTCACCGCCGCCAACGTGCACGACCTCACCCCGGCAGCTGAGCTACTGCATGGAGATGAGGAGGTGGTGTACGGCGATGCTGGCTACCAGGGCATCGCCAAGAGACCAGAAATGGCTGGCAAGACAGCGGAGTTCAGAGTGGCGATGCGGCCCGGCACGCGCAGGGCTCTTCCTGACACCCCGGATGGGAGGGTGCAGGATCTGATCGAGACGGCCAAAGCTCACATCCGCTCCAAGGTTGAGCATCCCTTCCGTGTGATCAAGCAGCAGTTCGGCTTTCAAAAGACCCGGCTGCGAGGCTTGGCCAAGAACCGCTGCAAAATCAACGTGCTTGCGGCACTGTCGAATCTGTACCAGGCCCGACGACAATTACTCGCGACAGTGTGA
- a CDS encoding nucleotidyltransferase domain-containing protein, with the protein MSATASPSGYHYVVDEPLLRTIAAEIQAAIPGAVVRLFGSRARGTARPDSDLDLLVTVPDAWLAAHSRLEQTDALGWKLAYHRLPIELLLFSASEVAERRHGNSNVIAEAFRYGRQLDSAESLHGPS; encoded by the coding sequence ATGAGTGCCACAGCCAGTCCCTCCGGCTATCACTACGTCGTCGACGAGCCGCTGCTTCGCACGATCGCGGCCGAGATCCAGGCGGCCATCCCCGGTGCCGTAGTGCGCCTGTTCGGCTCACGCGCCCGCGGTACCGCCCGCCCCGACTCGGACCTGGATCTTCTGGTGACCGTGCCGGATGCCTGGCTGGCGGCTCATTCGCGGTTGGAGCAAACCGATGCCCTGGGCTGGAAGTTGGCCTATCACCGCCTGCCGATCGAGCTTCTGCTCTTCTCCGCCAGCGAGGTGGCAGAGCGCCGGCATGGCAACAGCAATGTGATCGCTGAGGCCTTCCGCTATGGCCGCCAGCTGGATTCAGCGGAGTCCCTGCATGGCCCCAGCTGA
- a CDS encoding zincin-like metallopeptidase domain-containing protein has product MPAVVDQKLTESLIALLEQGTTPWRREWDAVGGGHHVNLISGRRYRGSNPVLLTLGMHLRGSALPYWCGFGEAKSRGLSPRKGSKAVYVLRPQVHVSPADPEASAAVEASGSAAMPRSWVSYRPVPVFNAADLVGEALAGLIQTRREADGVVRRPVPERLAAAESVLSSWPVEAVHGGGQACYRPAADCIHLPERAVFHSPAALYATWGHEAVHSTGHPARLARDLSGTVGSRAYAREELVAELGAVLLGNDSRSAVMWPITPPISLVGSRCCANHRGCWWRCLAMRVGRWI; this is encoded by the coding sequence ATGCCTGCCGTTGTTGATCAGAAGCTCACCGAATCGTTGATCGCCCTGCTCGAGCAGGGAACAACCCCCTGGCGGCGCGAGTGGGACGCGGTGGGTGGTGGTCATCACGTGAACCTGATCAGTGGCCGCCGCTACCGCGGCTCCAATCCGGTGTTGCTCACCCTTGGGATGCACCTGCGTGGTTCGGCCCTGCCTTATTGGTGCGGTTTCGGGGAGGCGAAGTCGCGCGGACTCTCGCCGCGCAAAGGCAGTAAGGCGGTGTATGTGTTGCGGCCTCAGGTGCATGTGAGCCCGGCCGATCCAGAGGCGTCCGCAGCGGTGGAGGCCTCTGGATCGGCCGCCATGCCCCGCAGCTGGGTGAGCTACCGGCCGGTGCCCGTGTTCAACGCGGCGGATCTGGTGGGTGAGGCGCTCGCAGGGCTGATCCAGACGCGCCGTGAGGCGGATGGGGTGGTGCGGCGACCGGTGCCCGAGCGGCTGGCGGCTGCGGAATCTGTGCTCTCCAGCTGGCCGGTTGAGGCGGTGCATGGCGGCGGTCAGGCCTGCTATCGGCCTGCGGCTGATTGCATTCACTTGCCTGAGCGGGCGGTGTTTCACTCCCCGGCTGCGCTTTATGCCACCTGGGGGCACGAGGCGGTGCATTCCACGGGGCATCCCGCCCGCCTGGCGCGTGATCTCTCCGGGACGGTGGGCAGCCGTGCCTACGCCCGTGAGGAGCTGGTGGCGGAACTGGGCGCGGTGTTGCTGGGGAACGACTCGAGATCGGCAGTGATGTGGCCAATCACGCCGCCTATCTCGCTAGTTGGATCGCGTTGTTGCGCGAATCACCGCGGATGTTGGTGGAGGTGCTTGGCGATGCGCGTCGGGCGGTGGATCTGA
- a CDS encoding DUF2887 domain-containing protein: protein MSASDKLFYWVFQLAPDRILQLQNDLPPDATYSFSAPVLKEREHRLDGLFWPRSSGPIGRW from the coding sequence GTGAGCGCGAGCGACAAGCTCTTTTATTGGGTGTTTCAGCTCGCGCCGGATCGGATCCTGCAGCTCCAAAACGACCTTCCGCCTGATGCCACCTACAGCTTCAGTGCGCCCGTTCTCAAGGAGCGCGAACACCGGCTCGATGGTCTGTTCTGGCCCCGGAGCAGCGGCCCGATCGGCCGGTGGTGA
- the brnA gene encoding type II toxin-antitoxin system BrnA family antitoxin — protein MNSSEFDQSFDQGDSVLNSLDLASARRPRLQQKRVNVDFPLWMVEQLDREASRLGVTRQSIIKVWLSERLEPPLAADRPQATGNR, from the coding sequence ATGAACAGCTCTGAGTTTGATCAATCCTTCGATCAGGGCGATTCCGTGCTGAACTCGCTGGATCTCGCCTCCGCCCGGCGGCCCCGTCTGCAGCAGAAGCGCGTCAATGTCGACTTTCCGCTCTGGATGGTCGAACAACTGGATCGGGAAGCGTCGCGCCTCGGCGTGACGCGCCAGTCGATCATCAAGGTTTGGCTGTCGGAGCGGTTGGAGCCGCCTCTCGCGGCCGATCGGCCGCAGGCCACCGGAAACCGCTGA
- a CDS encoding nucleoside deaminase has product MAREDGTIVARGHNQRVQNGDPTSHGETQCIRNAGRRRDWRDLTLVTTLSPCPMCAGTAVLLGFRRVLIGERRSFQGAERWLEEAGIAVECLNDPACEDLMQTMLEQKPELWAEDIGQ; this is encoded by the coding sequence TTGGCCAGGGAAGACGGCACGATCGTGGCCCGTGGCCACAACCAGCGGGTGCAGAACGGTGATCCCACCAGTCATGGGGAAACGCAATGCATCCGCAATGCAGGCCGGCGCCGCGACTGGCGGGATCTCACCCTGGTGACCACGCTCTCGCCTTGCCCCATGTGCGCTGGCACGGCTGTGCTGCTGGGGTTCCGCCGGGTACTGATCGGTGAGCGGCGCAGCTTTCAAGGAGCCGAGCGATGGCTGGAGGAAGCCGGGATTGCCGTGGAGTGCCTCAATGACCCTGCCTGCGAAGACTTGATGCAAACCATGCTGGAGCAGAAGCCCGAGCTCTGGGCCGAAGACATCGGCCAGTGA
- a CDS encoding DUF4351 domain-containing protein has translation MGFGDPTAVAEFIERRVQWLELQPALDDPAAPPLLRSLALLLESEDKLPETAAQIRTAVAGTTDAAGTIDVIAAILMTRFSGRPLPEICAMGGITLEDFSQSAAYREIFGQGRQEGRQEGRQQGEVELTLLMLRRRCGELSPEQQAQVSQLSLPQLEALAEALLDFTGMADLKAWLAAPHP, from the coding sequence ATGGGCTTTGGCGATCCCACTGCTGTGGCGGAGTTCATCGAGCGGCGCGTGCAGTGGCTGGAGTTGCAACCAGCCCTCGACGATCCAGCGGCCCCGCCCCTGTTGCGCAGTCTGGCCCTGTTGCTGGAAAGCGAGGACAAGCTGCCTGAGACGGCAGCGCAGATCCGCACCGCCGTTGCTGGCACCACTGATGCCGCCGGAACCATCGATGTGATCGCCGCTATCTTGATGACACGCTTCAGCGGTCGACCCCTACCGGAGATCTGCGCCATGGGCGGCATCACCCTCGAGGATTTCAGCCAAAGCGCCGCCTACCGCGAAATCTTCGGCCAAGGGCGCCAGGAAGGGCGCCAGGAAGGCCGCCAGCAAGGCGAGGTGGAGCTCACCTTGCTGATGCTTCGTCGCCGCTGCGGTGAGCTCAGCCCGGAGCAGCAAGCGCAGGTCAGCCAGTTGTCGCTGCCTCAACTGGAGGCCTTGGCCGAGGCGCTGCTCGATTTCACGGGAATGGCTGATCTCAAGGCTTGGCTGGCAGCGCCTCATCCCTGA